The sequence ATATAATAAATGTAAATTTTATAGAATCAATTGAAAAAGGAAAAGGGAATATCAAACTAGCAAACATCGATAAACCTTTCCCAATAGGGGATCAATATAAAATAAAATTCCAGAACCATATAGATAATAATAGCGTACAGCTATGAATGTTAATCATCTTATTTAGAAGGTAGGGTACTGGGAAGAAAAGCCTCAAAGCCTATTATTTTGCGGCTTTCCTATTCTATTGCGCATTTAGAAGTACTTTCAGTAATATAAATGCACAATATTATTTAATAGCAAAATTATTTTTAACCATATTAATTAAAAAGCGATGATTGAAAAAGCCAGATCAATGAGGGATGAGCTTCTTAATGAATTTTACGAGAAAATTCCTCTTTATGAAAAAGATATAATTGAGGCACTACAAAAGGTATCCTCTGATACAGCATATCTTAAATCAATAATGGCGAGTTATAATTTTGATAATGAAAAAGACGAGATAGAATTTTATAAGGAAATTAAACCTGAATTCGATAGCACAATAATTTTTTTGTTTAGATTACATTCAATAATACTTAATTGTCCCACAGCCCACCAGAAACAAATCGACTATTTTGATACTGAAATCATAAAAATTAAAAAGTTCTACTCTAACAACAAAGAATTCCTATTATATTTTAATTCTGGAAGCACCCATCTTGATAAATTTTACTTTTTAAAAAGAGATGAATTTATATGGATAAACCCAGATGAAGGGATATTATTTGACGAGAGATTTCTTACCCCTATGTCCTCCAAGATTGCCTGCTTAAAAGCATGGATTAAACTCGAAACTATACTTA is a genomic window of Chitinophaga sp. LS1 containing:
- a CDS encoding RteC domain-containing protein: MIEKARSMRDELLNEFYEKIPLYEKDIIEALQKVSSDTAYLKSIMASYNFDNEKDEIEFYKEIKPEFDSTIIFLFRLHSIILNCPTAHQKQIDYFDTEIIKIKKFYSNNKEFLLYFNSGSTHLDKFYFLKRDEFIWINPDEGILFDERFLTPMSSKIACLKAWIKLETILKITIQTLTPVLQNGNSNSHKENTVILKWTGKINDIVELGYFIYCSRQINNGEVSINQIFEWIQSSLHINVGNQYRTWQANLIRKNPTQGIDKMVNNYKEYIDNTLLNPRYYNNK